GCGCACGCCGAGCGAGGCGGTCCACGGCCCCTGCGTGTAGCTGCCGAAGACGCTGGCGCGGATGCGCGGGATGCGCGGGAAGTTCTTGCCTTCGGACGCCGGCACCGCCGGATTGGACAGGGTGAGCGCGCGGTTGAACGCAAGGCTCGCCTGCACGTCCAGCCCATCGACGAAGAGATCACTCCCCTGCCAGGCGAACTCGATGCCGCGGGTGCGCACCCGGTCGACGTTCTGCACCGTATTCACGGTGACGCCACCGACATCCTGGCGCTGCTGGAAGATCGCGTCGCGGATGTTGTCCTGGAAGACCGACACCCGCAGGCTGCCCGCGCCGGTGTCGCGGATCGCGGTCAGTTCGATCGCATCGCTCTTCTCCGGCTTCAGGTCGGGATCGTTGTTGTAGATGGTGTTGTTCGACACCGTACCCTGGAACAGCTCGGAAACCGTCGGAAAGCGCACGCCGCGGCCGTAGGAGGCCCGCAGCAGCCAGTAGTCGTCGACGACGTAGGCCAGCGACAGCTTGGGGCTGGCGGCGGAGGCCTTGCGGTCCTCGTGCCCGACCCGGGTGCCGGCGGCGAACTGTTCGCCGTCATAGGCGCGGAAACGCTCCAGGCGCAGCCCGGCGGTGGCGACCCAGTCGGGGTGGAAGCGCCAGGCGTCCTGCGCGTAGAGCGCCTGCACCTCGGTCTTGCCGAGGTAGTTCTGGGTCTCGCCGGTACGGCTGGAACTGCTGTGCCAGTCGCTCAGTGCATAGACGCGGTTTTCCAGTTCGTAGACGTTGCGGTGATAGCCGAAGGTGAGTGCGTGGCCCAGTCGGCTCTCCGGCGTCCATGTCGTCTGCGCCTCGAAAGTCGTCCAGCCGGTGCCGTCCCGGCGGGTGTCGGTGCCTGCCACCGCGCCCCTGGCGTAGGGATCCGAGACATTGGCCTGACGCAGGCTGTCGGTCTGCAACTGGTAGCTCGACAACTGAATCGAGTGGTTCCAGCCGTGCTCGCGCAGCGTGCGCAGGCGCGCGCCGAGTTGCAGATGCTCGTCCTCGCCGCGCTGCGGCTGCATCGCCGGCAGGTTGTAGCGCAGGCCGTCGATATTGACCGCGCTCGATCCGCTCGCCGGCCGCCAGTACGGATTGCCGGCAGCATCGCGCAGCAGCGTCTCGTTGCTGACGCGGTAGTCGTTGCGCCAGTGCGCCACCAGCATGTCGGCCTGCAATTCCGGCGTGATGTCGTAAGCCAGCCGCAGCTTGGCCTGTTGCTGCACGCCCTCCTGGATGCCGGTCGCGCCGAGAATCGTGCGTGCCCTGCCGGACGGATCCCGGTCGTGCACCGCACCGCTCACCGCCGGCAGGCCGGCGACGTTGGCATTCACCGGGTTCGCACTGGCGTAAGCCATCGGCTGCGATTCGTAGGCCAGGCGGTTGACCGACAGCGATAGCGAGAGGTCGCCCCAGCGGCGGCCTGCATAGGCGCTCTCCTCGTCGCCGCCGTAGTCGCGGCTGAGACCGTAGTCCTTGTGGCGCTGGCGGTAGGCAAGCACCCGCGCCGACGCTTCCGGCTCGGTCGGCATGCGAGTGGTGATCGCCACCGTGGTGCCGATCGAGTTGCCCGGATAGAGCGCCGAGAACGGTCCGTAGAGCACGTCGGTGCGGGCCACTTCCTCCGGCGCGACGATGTTCCAGCGCGGCGCATCGAAGCGGCCGAGGAAGTTCGAGATCAGGTAGCCATCGACATAGGCCAGCCCGCGGGCCGGCTGCAGCGTGCCGAACGAGCGCCCGGCGAGGTTGGCGTTGCGGTCGCCGATGAAGCGCTTGCGCACTGCGGTGTTGGGCGCGTAGGTGAGCGCGTCCTCGGTATTGATGAAGCTCTGGTTCTCCAGCTCCTTGCGGGTGGTCGAATGGCTCGACGACGGCAGGGTTGGATCCAGCGACTCGCGGGCGCCGTCGGTGGCGACCACGACGGCGTTCAGTTCGCGCTCGGTGGCGACGCCCTGTGCGAGCGCGGCGGGCGCAACGAGGGCCGCGAAAGCGGCGCCCAGCGCGACCACCAGCGGCTTGATGTGCGGCTGACGATACATGTGAAACCCGTTCCTTCGTCTCGGCCGAGGTCCACCCGGGACATCGCCGAAGACGCATGCATGTGGCTAGACGACTCGTGGCCGTTACCGCACCAACGGGCGGTGGCCAGGCGAAAGCAAGGCGGCGACCGGCCTCGTGCAGCAGTGGCGCAGGCGACGCATCAAGCCTTTTGGACGAATCGATTCAGACAGCAGCGGCCGGGGGCGTACTCGCGTGTTTCCCCGCAGGGAGAACCCGAGCAGTCCGGCAGGATCAGGCGGAAAGCGGTGGTGCGCGCGGTTGCGCAGCCGCCCAGGCGAAGAGCGGGCGCGGCGCGGCGTAGTAGAGCGGCGGCAGGACGTCGGCCCCGCCGGCAACGGCGAAGACCGGGACATCCGCCGGCGGCAGACCGAAGCTGCCGGCGTGGGTAAAGCAGTAAGGACAATGCTCGCCCATGGCCTGGGCAGGCTTGCCGCCGCCGTCCCCATGGTCGCCCGCCACGGCAACCCGTTCGGTACCGGCGACCGTACAGATCTCCAGCCACCGCGCCTCGTCCCCCGCCCGGGCAGCCATCAACTGGCTGACCACCGGCGCCAACGCAGCCAGCAGGATTGCGAAGCTCGCGATCCAGGCAGTGCAGCGTTGGCGGGAACGAAGTCGGAACATGCGTGGGCGGTTGCGGTATGTCAGGGCGCGATTCTAGCGGCGCGCGTGGGCGCCGCCTTGATCGCGATCAGTTACGCTCAGCCCAGCCACTGGCGCGCGTTGCGGAACATGCGCAGCCAGGGCGAGGCATCGGGGCTGGTTTCGACCAGCCACGACGGCGCCCACGACATCTGCAGCGTTCGGGCGGTGCGTTCCGGGTGCGGCATCATGATGGTGAAGCGGCCGTCGGCGGTGGTGAAGCCGGTCACGCCGTCCGGCGAACCGTTGGGGTTCTTCGGGTAGGCGACGGCCGGTGCGCCGTGGTTGTCGATGTAGCGCAGCGCGACCAGCGCCTGCTGGCGGTCAGCCTCGGCCGCGAACACCGCCCTGCCCTCGCCGTGGCTGACCACGATGGGCATACGGCTGCCCGCCATGCCCTGCAGCAGGATGGACGGGCTCTCGGTCACCTCCACCATCACGAAGCGGGCTTCGAACTGCTCGCTGCGATTGCGGTGGAAGGTGGGCCAGGCTTCGGCGCCCGGGATGATGGGCGCGAGGTGGGCCATCATCTGGCAGCCATTGCAGACGCCAAGCGCGAAGGTGTCGCTGCGGCCGAAGAAGGCTTCGAACTGCGCGCGCAGCGCCGGATTGAACAGGATGGACTTGGCCCAACCCTGGCCGGCGCCGAGCACGTCGCCGTAGGAGAAGCCGCCGCAGGCCGCGAGGCCGTGGAAATCGACCAGCTTGCGGCGGCCGCTCTGCAGATCGGACATGTGCACGTCGACCGGTTCGAAGCCGGCGCGCTCGAAGGCGGCCGCCATCTCGAACTGGGAATTGACGCCTTGCTCGCGCAGCACCGCGACCTTGGGCCGGCTGCCGGTGGCGATGAAGGGCGCGGCAACGTCTTCCGTGACATCGAAGGAGAGCTTGACCGACAGGCCGGGGTCCGTCGCATCGGCGAGGCCGTCGAATTCCTGCTGGACGGATTCGGCGTCGTCGCGAATGCGCGCGATGCGGTAGCTGGTTTCGGCCCAGGCCTGCAGCAGCTCGGCACGCGGCGCACCGAACACGAGCTTGGCGCTGCGCCAGAAGCGGATTTCGTCCTTGTCGTTGGGTTCGCCGATGAAGTGGTAGTTGAGCTTCCCGGCACGCAGGATCTCGGTCACGGCCGCGCGGTCGGGCCGGCGGATCTGCACCACCGCACCCAGTTCTTCGGCGAACAGGCCGCCGATCAGGCGGTCGTCGAAGCGGCCCTTGAGCGTGTCGGGTTTCTTCTCGAGACCATCGACGTCATTCATGTGCAGGTCGTAGCACACGGTATCGAGCACCAGCGACAGGCCGCAGCGGGACGCGAAAGCCATCTCGCACACGGTGGCGAACAAGCCGCCGTCGCCGCGGTCGTGGTAGGCCAGGATCAGGCCTTCGCGGCGCAGGCGCTGCACCGCGGCAAAGAACGCGGCCAGCTCGGCGGGATCGACGTCGGGCGCATGCTCGCCGACCGAGTTGTAGACCTGGGCCAGCACCGAACCGCCGAGGCGGTTCTTGCCGTTGCCGAGGTCGAGCAGCAGCAGCTCGGTTTCCTCGCCTTCGGGGAACTGCAGTTGCGGGGTCAGCGTGTTGCGGATGTCTTCCACTGGCGCGAATGCGGTGGCGATCAGCGACAGCGGCGCGACCACCTGCTTGTTCTCGCCCGCGTCCTGCCACGCGGTGCGCATCGAGAGCGAATCCTTGCCGACCGGGATCGACAGCCCGGCGCTGATGCAGAACTCCGACACGGCCTTGACGGTGTCGAACAGCTTGGCGTCTTCGCCGCGGTGGCCGGCGGCGGCCATCCAGTTGGCGGACAGCTTGACGTCACCGAGGTTGGGGATGTCGGCGGCGGCGATGTTGGTGATCGCCTCGCCGATCGCCATGCGGCCGGAAGCCGGCGCGTCCAGGCAGGCCACGGTGGTACGCTCGCCCATCGCGAAGGCTTCGCCACGGTAGCCGTGGAAGCTCATCGCGGTGACGGCCACGTCAGCGACCGGCATCTGCCACGGGCCAACCATCTGGTCGCGCGCGGTCAGGCCGCCGACCGAGCGGTCGCCGATGGTGATCAGGAAGCTCTTGCTCGCCACGGTCGGGTTGCGCAGCACGCGCAGGGCCGCTTCCTTCAGGTCCAGCCCGGCGACGTCGAAGGGCGGCAGGTAGGTGGCGCGGCGCGAGACGTTGCGGGTCATCTTCGGCGGCTTGCCGAGCAGCACCTGCATGTCCATATCGACCGGCTTGTTGTCGAAATGGCGGTCGGTGACCGTGAGGTGGCCGTCGTCGGTGGCAGTGCCGAGCACCGCAAACGGGCAGCGTTCGCGTTCGCAGATCGCGCGGAAGACTTCGAGATCGTCCGGCGAGATCGCCAGTACGTAGCGCTCCTGCGATTCGTTGCTCCAGATTTCGCGCGGGCTCATGCCCGGCTCTTCGATGTGCACTTCGCGCAGTTCGAACTTCGCGCCCAGACCGGCGTGGTCGGCGAGTTCCGGCATCGCGTTGGAGAGACCGCCTGCGCCGACGTCGTGGATGGCGATGATCGGGTTGGCGTCGCCGCGCTGCCAGCAGGCGTCGATGACTTCCTGGCAGCGGCGTTCGATTTCCGGGTTGCCGCGCTGCACCGAGGCGAAGTCGAGGTCGGCGGTGTTGGTGCCGGTGGCCATCGACGAGGCGGCGCCGCCGCCCAGACCGATCAGCATGCCGGGGCCGCCGAGCTGGATCAGCAGCGTGCCCGCCGGGAACTGCGGCTTCATCGACTGCTGCGCCTGGATGTTGCCGACGCCGCCGGCGATCATGATCGGCTTGTGGTAGCCGCGCACCTCGCCTTCGACCGCCTGCTCGAAGGTGCGGAAGTAGCCGGCAAGGTTGGGACGGCCGAACTCGTTGTTGAATGCGGCCGCGCCGAGCGGGCCTTCGATCATGATGTCGAGCGCCGAGGCGATGCGCTCCGGCTTGCCGTAGGGCTGCTCCCAGGGCTGGACGAAGTCCGGGATGTTGAGGTTGGACACCGAGAAGCCCGCGAGGCCCGCCTTGGGACGGGAACCGCGGCCGGTGGCGCCTTCGTCACGGATTTCGCCGCCGGCGCCGGTGGAGGCGCCCGGGAAGGGCGAGATCGCGGTCGGGTGGTTGTGGGTTTCCACCTTGGCGAGGATGTGGGTTTCCTCGTTGTGGTAGCGGAAGGCGCCATCGGCGTCCGGATACAGGCGGTCGATGACCGCGCCCTCGATCACCGAGGCGTTGTCCGAGTACGCCACCACCGTGCCTTCGGGGTGGGCCATGTGGGTGTCCTTGATCATGCCGAACAGGCTCTTCTCCATCGGCCGGGCGTCGATCACCCAGTCCGCGTTGAAGATCTTGTGGCGGCAGTGCTCGGAGTTCGCCTGCGCGAACATCATCAGCTCGACGTCAGTCGGGTTGCGGCCGATGCGGGTGAAGTTGTCGACCAGATAGTCGATCTCGTCTTCCGACAGCGCGAGGCCGAGTTCGCCGTTCGCCGCCTCGAGCGCGGCGCGGCCACCGCCGATGACATCCACCGTGGTGAGCGGCTGCGGCGCGTAGTGGTGGAACAGGGCACCGGCTTCGTCCAGGCTGGCCAGCACGGATTCGGTCATGCGGTCGTGCAACAGCGGCAACACGGCGGCGCGCTGCGGCTCGTCGAGCGACTTGATGTCGAGCGTGTAACAGGTGCCACGCTCGATCCGGCGGATCTTGTGGAAACCGCACTGGCGGGCGATGTCGGTGGCCTTGGACGACCACGGCGAGATCGTGCCCAGCCGCGGCACCACCAGCAGCGCCACGCCGGCGGGCGCTTCAGCACTGCTCGGACGTGCGTCGAGCAGGTCCACGAGACGTCCGCGCTCATCCGCGTCGAGTTCGGCATCCAGTTCGATGAAGTACCAGTGCTCGGCCGCCAGTCCGCGCAGTCTTGGCAGGGCCGCGCCCACGCAGCGGGACAGCCGTTCGAGACGGGAAGCGGAAAGCGCGGGCGTGCCCCGCAGTTTGAGGATTTGAGTCATTGCGTGCGGTCGGGAGCGGGTGACGGATATCGCGCACCGCCAGGCTGGCGGCGAAGCCCGCGATTATACCCGAGACCCCGCTGCTTGCCGGCAGGGAAACCCCGCCCCGACCTCGACGCCGCCCGCGCACGCCCCGATTGAAGCCGAAAGACCGTGGCATTCGGCTAAAATGCTGCGTTTTTTCCCGCCCCGCCCGATGCCCTTGCCTCCGGATCACGCTCCGCGCCCCGCCAACAGCCACGCCATCCTGGCCTCCTGGATTGCCGGGCCCGCGCTCGTCCTCGCCTCGCTCGCGCTCTTCATCGCGCTGGACGACCGCAACGTGGCGCTGTTCCGGGTATGGAACGAAGCCGCGGCCGGCTGGCTGCCGCCCGCACTGTGGGCAGGCATCACCAACCTCGGCGCCACCCTGGGCGCGTTCTGCCTGATCGCGCCGGCGCTGGCGTGGCGCCCGCAATGGGTGGCGGCGACGCTGCTCGCGGCGCCGTTCGCGGCGACCTTCGCCCAAGGCCTCAAATACGCCTACGCCGAGCCGCGCCCGGCGGCCGTGCTGCCGCTCGACAGCTTCAACGTGATCGGTCTGCCGCTGCGTACCGACTCTTTTCCCTCCGGCCACTCCACGACAGCCTTCGTAGTTGCCGGCGTACTTGCGCTGTGCACCCTCCGCGAGTGGCGGCGCGCCCCGGCACTGCTCGCGCTTGCGCTGGCCTGCCTGGTCGCCTACTCCCGCGTCGCCGTCGGCGCACACTGGCCGCTCGACATCTTCACCGGTGCGGCCGGCGGCTGGCTGGCCGCCGCGATCGGCGTGGGACTCTCCGACCGCCTGCGCTTCTGGGAGCAACCCCGCGGCGTGCGGGCAATGGCCGGCCTGCTGGCAGTGCTGGCGATCGCGTTCGCGATCGAGGATGTCGGCTATCCGGAAGGGGTGTGGTCGCAATACCTGCTCGTCGCGTGGGCACTCGGCGGGATCGCCTTCGTGCTGCTGCGCCCCGCACCGCGGAGCCTTGCATGAAGCGCCTCGTCGCGGTCGCGCTGAGCCTCGCGCTGCTCGGCTGGCTGGCCAGCGGCGGCCGCTGGCGCGAGCTTGCGGAAACGGTGGCCCGGCTGGACGCTGCCACCGCGGGGGTGGCGGCAGCGGGCTTTGCTGCCAGCTATATGCTCCGTGCCCTGCGGGTCTACGACGAATTCCGCGCCCATGCCCGCGGCCGCTTCGGTGCCTGCCTGCGCATCGTGCTGATGCACAACGCGATGGTTAACGTGGTGCCGTTCCGGGGTGGCGAAGCGGCTTTCCCGCTGTTGCTCGGCCGCAGCTTCGGCACCCCGCTCGCCCGCGCCGTCGCATCGCTGCTGTGGTTCCGGCTGCAGGATGCTTTCGTCGTCGCAATTGTCGCCGCGCTCGTTTGGCCGGGCGCCCCGCTGGCCTTGCGCCTTGCCGGTGCACTCGCCCTGGTGACCGCAGCGGTGCTGCTGCCGCGCTGGGCGCGGCGTCCGCACGGATGGATGGAGCGCGGCCCGCTGGCAGCCAAGCTCGGCCGGCTTCGCAACGCGTTTGCCGAATCCACCACGCATGCGCGCTACGGCTGGCTGTGGACCATTGCCAACTGGAGCGTGAAGCTCGCCGCCCAAGCCTGGCTGCTGGCCGCGCTGCTCGGGGCACCGATGGTCACCGGCGCGGCCGGCGCCCTGGGCGCGGAACTTGCAGCGATTCTGCCCATCCAGGGGATCGCCGGGTTCGGCACCTACGAGGCCGGTGCTGCGGCAGCCCTGGTGCCCGCGGGCATCGGTTTTGAAGCGGGCCTGCGCGCCGCGCTCGCACTGCATGTCTTCGTGATTGCCTGCGCAGTCACGGCCGGCGCCATCGCCGCCCTGTTCCCCAATGGGGGGCCGGCCGGAAGTGCACACCAACCAAATACAACCGTCTGAAAAGAGCCGTCCCACCGATGACCAAATCGCCCCTGCCCGCCGCCGTGCCGCAAATCCCCGAGGGTCTGCCCGAGCACACCCTGTCGGTCGTCGTGCCGATGTACAACGAGGCGGAGAACGTCGAACCCTTGCTCGAACGCATTCATCTCGCGCTCGGCCCCTATCCCTGGCCGTGGGAAGTCGTGCTGGTCGATGACGGCAGCTCGGACGCCACGCCCGCCGAGCTGGCGCGCTGCGTCAAGGTCTTCGGCCCGCACGTCCGGGTGGTGGAGCTGGTGCGCAACTTCAAGCAGACGGCGGCGATGCAGGCCGGCCTGGATGCAGCCCGCGGCAGCGTGATCGTCACCATGGACGGCGACCTGCAGAACGACCCCATCGACATCCCGCGCATGGTCAACCGGCTGCTCACCGAAGACCTCGACCTCGTCGCCGGCTGGCGCAAGAACCGCCAGGACGGCCTGCTGCTGCGCAAGATTCCGTCCCGCATCGCCAACCGGCTGATCGCCCGCATGACCGGCGTGCGCCTGCGCGATTACGGCTGCAGCCTCAAGGTCTTCCGTGCCACTGCGATCAAGAGCGTGCGCCTGTACGGTGAAATGCACCGCTTCATCCCCGCCTGGCTTGCCACGGTGACGACGCCGCGTCGTATCGCGCAGGAAGTGGTCACCCACCACGCCCGTGTTTTCGGCCAATCGAAATACGGTATCTCACGCACCTTCCGGGTCGTGCTGGACCTGATCTTCGTCTACTTCTTCATGCGCTACCGTACCCGCCCCGGCCACTTCTTCGGCGGCATCGGCATCGGCCTGGGTTCGATCGGCACGCTCATCCTCGCCTACCTCGCGGCGGTCAAGGTCTTCTTCGGCGAATCCATCGGCACCCGCCCGCTGCTGTTCGGCGGCTTCTTCCTGGTGATTGCGGGCGTGCAGATGGTGACCTCCGGCGTGCTGGCCGAACTGCTCGCCCGGGTTTACTACGAATCGGGCAGTACCCGGGCCTATCTTGCCCGTCCGGCGGAAGAGCTGGCGGCCGACCAGGGCTGGCATCGCACCGAGCGCGCATGAGTCCGTCG
Above is a window of Azoarcus olearius DNA encoding:
- a CDS encoding glycosyltransferase family 2 protein — its product is MTKSPLPAAVPQIPEGLPEHTLSVVVPMYNEAENVEPLLERIHLALGPYPWPWEVVLVDDGSSDATPAELARCVKVFGPHVRVVELVRNFKQTAAMQAGLDAARGSVIVTMDGDLQNDPIDIPRMVNRLLTEDLDLVAGWRKNRQDGLLLRKIPSRIANRLIARMTGVRLRDYGCSLKVFRATAIKSVRLYGEMHRFIPAWLATVTTPRRIAQEVVTHHARVFGQSKYGISRTFRVVLDLIFVYFFMRYRTRPGHFFGGIGIGLGSIGTLILAYLAAVKVFFGESIGTRPLLFGGFFLVIAGVQMVTSGVLAELLARVYYESGSTRAYLARPAEELAADQGWHRTERA
- a CDS encoding TonB-dependent receptor, with amino-acid sequence MYRQPHIKPLVVALGAAFAALVAPAALAQGVATERELNAVVVATDGARESLDPTLPSSSHSTTRKELENQSFINTEDALTYAPNTAVRKRFIGDRNANLAGRSFGTLQPARGLAYVDGYLISNFLGRFDAPRWNIVAPEEVARTDVLYGPFSALYPGNSIGTTVAITTRMPTEPEASARVLAYRQRHKDYGLSRDYGGDEESAYAGRRWGDLSLSLSVNRLAYESQPMAYASANPVNANVAGLPAVSGAVHDRDPSGRARTILGATGIQEGVQQQAKLRLAYDITPELQADMLVAHWRNDYRVSNETLLRDAAGNPYWRPASGSSAVNIDGLRYNLPAMQPQRGEDEHLQLGARLRTLREHGWNHSIQLSSYQLQTDSLRQANVSDPYARGAVAGTDTRRDGTGWTTFEAQTTWTPESRLGHALTFGYHRNVYELENRVYALSDWHSSSSRTGETQNYLGKTEVQALYAQDAWRFHPDWVATAGLRLERFRAYDGEQFAAGTRVGHEDRKASAASPKLSLAYVVDDYWLLRASYGRGVRFPTVSELFQGTVSNNTIYNNDPDLKPEKSDAIELTAIRDTGAGSLRVSVFQDNIRDAIFQQRQDVGGVTVNTVQNVDRVRTRGIEFAWQGSDLFVDGLDVQASLAFNRALTLSNPAVPASEGKNFPRIPRIRASVFGSYTQGPWTASLGVRHSGKQYNELDNSDRNSDTFGAVSSFTVADARFVYRFSRQARLAVGVDNLTDERYYVYHPYPGRTAYAELAISY
- a CDS encoding DUF2946 domain-containing protein, with the protein product MFRLRSRQRCTAWIASFAILLAALAPVVSQLMAARAGDEARWLEICTVAGTERVAVAGDHGDGGGKPAQAMGEHCPYCFTHAGSFGLPPADVPVFAVAGGADVLPPLYYAAPRPLFAWAAAQPRAPPLSA
- a CDS encoding lysylphosphatidylglycerol synthase transmembrane domain-containing protein; the protein is MKRLVAVALSLALLGWLASGGRWRELAETVARLDAATAGVAAAGFAASYMLRALRVYDEFRAHARGRFGACLRIVLMHNAMVNVVPFRGGEAAFPLLLGRSFGTPLARAVASLLWFRLQDAFVVAIVAALVWPGAPLALRLAGALALVTAAVLLPRWARRPHGWMERGPLAAKLGRLRNAFAESTTHARYGWLWTIANWSVKLAAQAWLLAALLGAPMVTGAAGALGAELAAILPIQGIAGFGTYEAGAAAALVPAGIGFEAGLRAALALHVFVIACAVTAGAIAALFPNGGPAGSAHQPNTTV
- the purL gene encoding phosphoribosylformylglycinamidine synthase, which gives rise to MTQILKLRGTPALSASRLERLSRCVGAALPRLRGLAAEHWYFIELDAELDADERGRLVDLLDARPSSAEAPAGVALLVVPRLGTISPWSSKATDIARQCGFHKIRRIERGTCYTLDIKSLDEPQRAAVLPLLHDRMTESVLASLDEAGALFHHYAPQPLTTVDVIGGGRAALEAANGELGLALSEDEIDYLVDNFTRIGRNPTDVELMMFAQANSEHCRHKIFNADWVIDARPMEKSLFGMIKDTHMAHPEGTVVAYSDNASVIEGAVIDRLYPDADGAFRYHNEETHILAKVETHNHPTAISPFPGASTGAGGEIRDEGATGRGSRPKAGLAGFSVSNLNIPDFVQPWEQPYGKPERIASALDIMIEGPLGAAAFNNEFGRPNLAGYFRTFEQAVEGEVRGYHKPIMIAGGVGNIQAQQSMKPQFPAGTLLIQLGGPGMLIGLGGGAASSMATGTNTADLDFASVQRGNPEIERRCQEVIDACWQRGDANPIIAIHDVGAGGLSNAMPELADHAGLGAKFELREVHIEEPGMSPREIWSNESQERYVLAISPDDLEVFRAICERERCPFAVLGTATDDGHLTVTDRHFDNKPVDMDMQVLLGKPPKMTRNVSRRATYLPPFDVAGLDLKEAALRVLRNPTVASKSFLITIGDRSVGGLTARDQMVGPWQMPVADVAVTAMSFHGYRGEAFAMGERTTVACLDAPASGRMAIGEAITNIAAADIPNLGDVKLSANWMAAAGHRGEDAKLFDTVKAVSEFCISAGLSIPVGKDSLSMRTAWQDAGENKQVVAPLSLIATAFAPVEDIRNTLTPQLQFPEGEETELLLLDLGNGKNRLGGSVLAQVYNSVGEHAPDVDPAELAAFFAAVQRLRREGLILAYHDRGDGGLFATVCEMAFASRCGLSLVLDTVCYDLHMNDVDGLEKKPDTLKGRFDDRLIGGLFAEELGAVVQIRRPDRAAVTEILRAGKLNYHFIGEPNDKDEIRFWRSAKLVFGAPRAELLQAWAETSYRIARIRDDAESVQQEFDGLADATDPGLSVKLSFDVTEDVAAPFIATGSRPKVAVLREQGVNSQFEMAAAFERAGFEPVDVHMSDLQSGRRKLVDFHGLAACGGFSYGDVLGAGQGWAKSILFNPALRAQFEAFFGRSDTFALGVCNGCQMMAHLAPIIPGAEAWPTFHRNRSEQFEARFVMVEVTESPSILLQGMAGSRMPIVVSHGEGRAVFAAEADRQQALVALRYIDNHGAPAVAYPKNPNGSPDGVTGFTTADGRFTIMMPHPERTARTLQMSWAPSWLVETSPDASPWLRMFRNARQWLG
- a CDS encoding phosphatase PAP2 family protein, with protein sequence MPLPPDHAPRPANSHAILASWIAGPALVLASLALFIALDDRNVALFRVWNEAAAGWLPPALWAGITNLGATLGAFCLIAPALAWRPQWVAATLLAAPFAATFAQGLKYAYAEPRPAAVLPLDSFNVIGLPLRTDSFPSGHSTTAFVVAGVLALCTLREWRRAPALLALALACLVAYSRVAVGAHWPLDIFTGAAGGWLAAAIGVGLSDRLRFWEQPRGVRAMAGLLAVLAIAFAIEDVGYPEGVWSQYLLVAWALGGIAFVLLRPAPRSLA